The sequence GAGCTGGTGCGGGACCGGGCGCAGGCGATGCGGACGCTGGTGGAGGACGTACTCGAAGTGGCGCGGCTGGACAGTGCCTCGGAGCGGGCGGAATTGCAGCAGGTCCAGCTGGGTGAGTTCGTCAGCCGCCGGATCGCCCTGCTGGACCCGGACGTCACGGTGCGGGTGGTGCACGAGTCATGGGTCTCCACCGATCCGCGGCGCCTGGAACGCATCCTCGGCAATCTGCTGGGCAACGCCGCCAAGCACGGATCCACCCCGGTGGAGGTCACGGTCGAGGGCCGGGTGGTACGGGTCCGCGACCACGGGCCCGGTTTCCCGGAGGCGCTGCTGCGGGAGGGGCCGAGCCGGTTCCGTACGGGAAGCTCGGACCGGGCCGGCAACGGCCACGGGCTGGGGCTGACGATCGCGGCCGGGCAGGCGCGGGTGCTGGGGGCCCGGCTGACCTTCCGCAACGCGGCGCCGATGGGTGCGGTGGAGGGGACGGGCGGGGCGATAGCGGTGCTGTGGCTGCCGGAGCACGCGCCGACGAACACCGGGAGCTTCCCGATCCTTCAGCTGGCGGAGCAGCGGCAGCCCGCGGAGTGAGCGCGTAGGCGTGGACATGCGTGGGTACGTGGACGGGCCCCGGAGACTCACGTGTCTCCGGGGCCCGTCCACGTACCGCTGGGCTCGCGCCGCTGTTCACGATGCCGGCGCTGTTCGTCGTGCCCGTACTGCTCAGACGGTCTGCGACTTCTTGGCGCCGGACGCCCCGGAAGCCGCGGCAGTGTCGGAAGCATCCGAAGCCGCGGGGGTACCGGAAGCCGCGGCCGTCACGTCGTCCGCCGGCGGCTGACCGTCGGCGGTGACCGCCGGGCCCGCGCCCCGCAGCGGGACCTCCTTGACGAACAGGGACGCCACCAGGGCCAGTACCGCCACCGAGCCGCCCACCAGGAAGGCGATGTGGGTGCCCGAGGCCACCGCGAACTTGTACGCCTCGCTCAGCTCGTGCGGCAGCTTCGCCAGGCTTGCCGCGTCCAGCTGGGCGGACTTCGCCGTGGCGGCTCCGCCACCGTGCGCCGCCATCTCGTCCTGCACCCGGCCGGTGAACAGCGCGCCCATGATCGCGACGCCGAAGGAGCTGCCGAGCGTACGGAAGAGGGTGGTCGCGGACGAGGCGACGCCCATGTCCTTCATCTCGACGCTGTTCTGTGCGACGAGCATGGTGATCTGCATCAGGAAGCCCATGCCCGCACCGAGCACCGCCATGTAGATGCCGGAGGTGAGACGCGAGGTCCCGGTGTCCATCTGGGCGAGCAGGAAGAGGCCCGTCACCATCAGGGCACTGCCCGCGATGGGGAAGATCTTGTACCGGCCGGTGCTGGTGGTGACCCGTCCGGCGATCAGCGAGACGATCATCATCGCGAGCAGCATCGGCAGGAGCAGCAGTCCGGAGTTGGTCGCGGACGCGCCCTGCACCGACTGCTGGAACAGCGGCAGGAAGAGCACTCCGCCGAACATCACGAAGCCGGCCATGAAGCCGATGAACGACATCAGGGTGAAGTTGCCGTTGCGGAATATATGCAGCGGAATGATCGGCTCCGGAGCCTTGCGCTCGACGAAGAGGAAGCCGACGAGGGCTGCCACGCCGAGCGCGATCAGCTCCATGATCACGGCCGAGCCCCAGGCGTACTCCGTACCGCCCCAGGTCGTGACGAGGACGATCGAGGTGATGCCGACGGTGAGCAGTGCCGCGCCGAGGTAGTCGATGTTCGCCTTCGACCGTTCCTTCTTCGGCAGGTGCAGGACGACGGTGACCATGGCGAGGGCGACCGCACCGA is a genomic window of Streptomyces sp. NBC_01237 containing:
- a CDS encoding MDR family MFS transporter codes for the protein MAELSKASAGRTDGKREPEPRSVRVVILALMIAMLLAMLDNMIVGTAMPTIVGDLGGMEHLSWVVTAYTLTTAVSTPIWGKLGDLYGRKGVFLTAIVVFLIGSVLSGMAQDMSQLIGFRAVQGLGAGGLMVGVMAIIGDLVPPRERGKYQGMMAGVMAIAMIGGPLVGGAITDHLGWRWSFYINLPLGAVALAMVTVVLHLPKKERSKANIDYLGAALLTVGITSIVLVTTWGGTEYAWGSAVIMELIALGVAALVGFLFVERKAPEPIIPLHIFRNGNFTLMSFIGFMAGFVMFGGVLFLPLFQQSVQGASATNSGLLLLPMLLAMMIVSLIAGRVTTSTGRYKIFPIAGSALMVTGLFLLAQMDTGTSRLTSGIYMAVLGAGMGFLMQITMLVAQNSVEMKDMGVASSATTLFRTLGSSFGVAIMGALFTGRVQDEMAAHGGGAATAKSAQLDAASLAKLPHELSEAYKFAVASGTHIAFLVGGSVAVLALVASLFVKEVPLRGAGPAVTADGQPPADDVTAAASGTPAASDASDTAAASGASGAKKSQTV